Proteins from a single region of Hydra vulgaris chromosome 12, alternate assembly HydraT2T_AEP:
- the LOC136087999 gene encoding histone-lysine N-methyltransferase SETMAR-like encodes MAVSDAIIRACLLYEFKLEAKAAEACRKICAAFGEGTTAERTGQKWFKKFSSGNENLEDEPRSGRPSIVNNEDIKLAIEQDSSQTCQNFASRFNVSDETILLHLHQLGKSRKLSKWVPYKLSETNKLQRLTICSSLLSRHNLVPFFDRMLTCDEKWIMYCNKKRTYDWLTSNDPVPMTPKPSIHQQKVLLCVWWTTAGIVHYELLSCGQTITA; translated from the coding sequence ATGGCTGTGTCAGATGCGATAATTCGCGCCTGTTTACTTTATGAGTTCAAACTTGAAGCCAAAGCTGCAGAAGCTTGTCGTAAAATTTGCGCTGCTTTTGGGGAAGGTACCACAGCAGAACGGACGGGTCAAaagtggtttaaaaaattttcttctggAAATGAAAACCTTGAAGATGAACCAAGATCTGGAAGACCATCCATCGTAAACAACGAGGATATCAAGCTGGCAATCGAGCAGGACTCCAGTCAAACATGTCAGAATTTTGCCTCAAGATTTAATGTGAGTGATGAAACTATTCTTTTACATTTGCACCAACTTGGAAAAAGTAGGAAGTTGAGCAAATGGGTACCTTATAAGTTGAGTGAAACAAACAAGCTACAGCGCTTAACCATTTGTTCTTCATTGCTTTCCCGCCACAATTTAGTGCCATTTTTTGACCGGATGTTGACGTGCGACGAAAAATGGATTATGTACTGCAACAAAAAACGAACATATGATTGGCTAACCAGTAACGATCCAGTACCGATGACTCCTAAACCAAGCATTCACCAACAAAAGGTTTTACTGTGTGTATGGTGGACTACAGCAGGTATCGTTCACTATGAGTTGCTATCATGTGGGCAAACCATTACTGCTTAG